A single window of Pontibacillus chungwhensis DNA harbors:
- a CDS encoding VOC family protein produces the protein MILEMTTQFRVSDMKEGQEWYETLLNKKPDFIPHEGFAEWELIPGCWLQVAEGTLTEGNGPLRLGVTDIESERDRLVEHLHIDRFDIHSRSEVPVKWGTFSDPWGNQLGFFEYLDKSEEKERAHSILGK, from the coding sequence ATGATTTTAGAAATGACGACACAGTTTCGGGTTTCTGATATGAAGGAAGGGCAAGAGTGGTATGAAACGCTTCTCAATAAGAAGCCAGATTTTATTCCACACGAGGGGTTTGCAGAGTGGGAGCTGATCCCCGGTTGCTGGTTGCAAGTAGCTGAAGGAACGCTTACAGAAGGAAATGGACCTTTGCGCTTAGGGGTTACAGACATTGAATCTGAAAGAGATCGGCTTGTGGAGCATTTACATATTGATCGTTTTGATATTCACTCAAGGTCTGAAGTGCCAGTGAAATGGGGCACGTTCTCGGATCCATGGGGAAATCAACTTGGTTTTTTTGAGTACTTGGATAAGAGTGAAGAGAAAGAACGTGCTCACAGCATCCTCGGAAAGTAA
- a CDS encoding VOC family protein, which produces MNFQEFGLILFTENYESCVSFYRDTLNLPVRNVKPTLVSFDLPHGYLMVEKGGAGNDQEKARHQNPTVIRFDVEDLDKEVRQLEERGAAFKDKRLVFDWGTIAVLTDPDGNRIELGELNETSASMKD; this is translated from the coding sequence ATGAATTTTCAAGAATTTGGACTGATTCTATTCACGGAAAACTACGAGTCTTGCGTTTCCTTTTACCGAGATACGCTAAACCTACCTGTAAGAAATGTAAAACCTACCCTTGTATCTTTTGATCTTCCACATGGATATTTAATGGTCGAAAAGGGTGGCGCTGGAAATGATCAGGAAAAGGCAAGGCACCAAAACCCAACCGTTATTCGCTTTGATGTAGAGGATTTAGATAAAGAAGTGAGACAGCTAGAGGAGAGAGGGGCTGCCTTTAAAGACAAGAGACTGGTTTTTGATTGGGGAACCATTGCCGTGTTAACAGACCCAGATGGGAACCGGATCGAGCTTGGGGAGCTAAATGAAACAAGTGCCTCCATGAAAGACTGA
- a CDS encoding GNAT family N-acetyltransferase, whose product MFKYKINDDTELRLLEVRHAEELFQLTDASRNNLRKWLPWIDHTKTVENSKGFIEGTLKQFCNNDGFQAGIWYKGELAGIVGLHTINWSNKSTSIGYWLGDSFQGKGLMTKSCQEVINYCFNELGLKRIEIRVATGNEKSLAIPYRLGFTKEGCLEKSELLYDTYVDHYVFGLINEN is encoded by the coding sequence ATGTTTAAATATAAAATTAACGATGACACGGAGCTTCGTTTACTAGAAGTACGGCACGCTGAAGAATTATTTCAACTCACTGATGCTTCAAGAAATAATCTCCGCAAATGGTTACCATGGATTGATCATACAAAGACAGTAGAGAACTCTAAGGGATTTATTGAGGGGACATTAAAGCAATTCTGTAACAATGATGGCTTCCAGGCGGGGATCTGGTATAAAGGAGAGTTAGCAGGGATCGTAGGGTTACATACGATTAATTGGTCAAATAAATCTACTTCCATAGGGTATTGGCTTGGGGATTCTTTTCAAGGAAAAGGGTTAATGACAAAGTCGTGTCAAGAAGTCATAAACTATTGCTTTAATGAGCTTGGGCTTAAGCGTATAGAAATACGAGTAGCAACGGGGAATGAAAAAAGTTTAGCCATCCCATACAGATTAGGCTTTACAAAAGAAGGATGTCTAGAAAAATCAGAATTATTGTACGACACATATGTAGATCATTATGTTTTTGGTCTAATTAACGAAAATTAA
- a CDS encoding putative quinol monooxygenase: protein MNKFSLFGKFMVQEGKRDTMVDLLLEAAESMKHLEDCEIYLVNISESEPNSVYVYEVWSDENAHQASLTLEATKTLIERAKPIITGMERISTLKTKGGKGLS, encoded by the coding sequence ATGAACAAATTCAGTTTGTTTGGAAAATTCATGGTACAAGAAGGCAAACGTGACACAATGGTAGATCTATTGCTAGAAGCAGCAGAATCAATGAAACATCTTGAGGATTGTGAGATCTACCTTGTAAATATTTCAGAAAGTGAACCAAATTCTGTTTATGTGTATGAAGTTTGGAGTGACGAAAATGCTCATCAAGCGTCTCTAACTCTTGAAGCTACAAAAACACTAATAGAACGTGCAAAACCCATTATTACTGGAATGGAAAGAATCAGCACCTTAAAAACAAAAGGTGGGAAAGGTCTTTCATAA
- a CDS encoding 2OG-Fe(II) oxygenase — translation MTAQVEREATIFSHKGNRIITEDRTISVISKVEEPLIVVLDNVASEKECDRIITTSQDRLERSRIGQARETNEMRTSSGMFFEENENTLIHRMERRLSAIMNVPIEHAEGLQVLRYQPGQEYKPHHDYFKQSDNNRISTIVLYLNDVEEGGETLFPHLGLSVTPKKGMAVYFEYFYQDALLNEKTLHSGNPVVQGEKWVATQWMRRKPVR, via the coding sequence ATGACCGCTCAAGTTGAACGTGAAGCAACCATCTTTTCACATAAAGGAAACCGCATCATTACGGAGGACCGCACGATCTCTGTTATCTCAAAAGTAGAAGAGCCTCTTATTGTAGTGCTAGATAACGTGGCAAGTGAGAAGGAATGCGATCGCATCATTACTACAAGCCAGGACCGGTTAGAGCGCTCTAGGATCGGACAAGCAAGGGAAACAAATGAAATGAGAACAAGCAGCGGGATGTTTTTTGAAGAAAATGAGAACACACTGATCCACCGCATGGAACGACGCCTCTCCGCAATTATGAATGTTCCCATTGAGCACGCCGAGGGACTGCAGGTCTTGCGGTATCAGCCTGGCCAAGAGTATAAGCCTCATCATGATTACTTTAAGCAGTCAGATAACAACCGGATCTCGACGATTGTGTTATATCTAAACGACGTCGAAGAAGGTGGCGAAACGCTTTTCCCACACCTCGGACTATCTGTAACGCCTAAAAAAGGGATGGCCGTGTATTTTGAGTACTTTTATCAGGACGCGTTGCTTAATGAAAAGACACTCCATAGCGGCAATCCTGTGGTTCAAGGAGAGAAATGGGTCGCAACCCAGTGGATGAGACGGAAGCCTGTGCGATAG
- a CDS encoding N-acyl homoserine lactonase family protein: protein METKVHVWHTGSVRIDQSLAFQEKTLHPMPYSGWLRGRKKKRWVPVSVYLIEHPKGDVLVDTGWHEDIRTHQRRHLGLLSHSMFQGDLPLGQSVGERLREQGKDLNSLHTVVLTHMHADHVSGLKHVEKARRIIVSEEEWKAAHKEIGYRKSMWEGVAVDPLPLEVIPYGPFCKGIDLFNDGTVYLVHTPGHSRGQWSVLVQTVKGWVLLASDVGYAVKSWEEGHLPGLMVDHEAAVASLDWVKTFSKREDCYAVLANHDADVREGRLV, encoded by the coding sequence TTGGAGACGAAAGTTCATGTTTGGCATACGGGTTCTGTTCGAATTGATCAATCACTAGCTTTTCAAGAGAAGACGCTTCACCCGATGCCATATTCAGGGTGGTTAAGGGGAAGGAAAAAGAAGCGGTGGGTGCCCGTGTCTGTTTATTTAATCGAACATCCAAAAGGGGATGTGTTAGTGGATACAGGGTGGCATGAAGATATCAGAACTCATCAAAGACGCCATTTAGGGTTGCTCTCTCATTCGATGTTTCAAGGAGATCTGCCTCTTGGACAGTCGGTGGGTGAACGGTTACGAGAGCAAGGGAAGGACCTGAACTCGTTACATACGGTTGTTCTGACCCATATGCATGCAGACCATGTAAGTGGGCTGAAGCATGTAGAAAAAGCCAGGAGAATTATCGTTTCAGAAGAAGAATGGAAGGCAGCGCATAAAGAAATCGGCTACCGAAAGTCCATGTGGGAGGGAGTAGCTGTAGACCCCTTGCCACTTGAAGTGATTCCATACGGTCCATTTTGCAAGGGTATTGATTTATTTAATGATGGAACCGTCTATCTTGTGCACACACCAGGACATAGCCGGGGGCAGTGGTCTGTGTTGGTGCAGACGGTAAAAGGATGGGTGTTACTAGCAAGTGATGTTGGATATGCGGTGAAATCATGGGAGGAAGGTCACTTACCTGGTTTGATGGTCGATCACGAAGCAGCTGTTGCTTCACTGGACTGGGTGAAAACATTCTCTAAACGAGAGGATTGTTATGCAGTGCTCGCGAACCATGATGCAGATGTACGAGAAGGGAGGTTGGTGTAA
- a CDS encoding MarR family winged helix-turn-helix transcriptional regulator: MTGKKEAERLRYFILAAQRQGNRIYNESLSELGLTSSKAEVLSVLQQNGPLSLKQLGSLLICETGSPSRLIQRLVEEDLIERTPNPNDSRSTILQLTEIGREKSERVTLVEDQIHEKVSDQLNEKELQEANALMGKLLKGLGNTGAIEKRGFLDEE; the protein is encoded by the coding sequence ATGACCGGGAAAAAGGAAGCGGAGCGTTTACGCTATTTCATTCTTGCTGCCCAGAGGCAGGGGAATCGAATCTACAATGAATCCTTATCCGAATTAGGCTTAACCTCATCAAAAGCGGAGGTACTAAGTGTATTACAACAAAATGGACCATTATCCCTTAAACAGCTCGGAAGTCTTCTGATCTGTGAAACGGGGAGTCCTTCGAGGTTAATTCAGCGTTTGGTGGAAGAAGATTTGATCGAACGAACGCCTAATCCAAATGATAGCCGGTCGACGATTCTGCAATTAACAGAGATAGGCCGTGAGAAATCAGAACGCGTCACTCTCGTTGAAGATCAAATCCACGAAAAGGTTAGCGATCAGCTTAATGAGAAGGAACTTCAAGAAGCTAACGCGTTGATGGGGAAGCTTCTAAAAGGTTTAGGCAATACGGGAGCGATAGAGAAACGGGGATTCTTAGACGAAGAGTAA
- a CDS encoding YjcZ family sporulation protein has protein sequence MMPCRNDNTFVLIVVLFILLIIVGACCYYNC, from the coding sequence ATGATGCCTTGCCGCAATGACAACACGTTTGTCCTAATTGTGGTTCTGTTCATCCTCTTGATCATCGTTGGGGCTTGCTGCTATTACAACTGCTAG
- a CDS encoding protein-glutamine gamma-glutamyltransferase: MTEMGNAIVIQVAGTQIQSLSSLNVSGVDLEILEGMRDAGELFSFPSMDQLWFALRLRKNMTLSAKEMSEGESTFRGFSAATCNPEYWYLTPAGGFLQKPNVYPTSGISDIFTNSSLYAFECATACVINMYHAMSKSMEQTTFNTAFQNIYLYSWNTDPELRLYTFHANFYLPGDVVYFNNPDYDRSNANYRGENAVAMGGGKFFGHGFGIVTAEEMIEALNKKRFPNSNRSAYLTSLVTRFSPEVHSGLYRDHRVPPVTIHHNKISISFYQYIRYLYKGR; encoded by the coding sequence ATGACAGAAATGGGGAATGCCATTGTGATACAAGTTGCAGGAACTCAAATACAATCCCTTTCTTCCTTAAACGTTTCAGGAGTGGATCTTGAAATCCTCGAGGGGATGAGGGATGCGGGGGAGCTCTTTTCTTTTCCGTCTATGGATCAATTATGGTTTGCCCTTAGACTTCGCAAGAATATGACCCTTAGTGCGAAAGAAATGAGTGAAGGAGAATCCACGTTTCGTGGCTTCAGTGCCGCTACGTGTAATCCTGAATACTGGTACTTAACACCGGCTGGAGGATTTCTTCAGAAGCCGAACGTCTATCCAACTAGTGGGATCTCAGATATCTTTACAAACAGTTCTTTATATGCGTTTGAATGCGCAACGGCTTGCGTCATAAATATGTATCACGCGATGAGTAAAAGTATGGAACAAACTACGTTCAACACCGCTTTTCAAAATATTTATCTCTACAGCTGGAATACAGACCCTGAACTTCGTCTTTACACGTTTCATGCGAACTTTTACCTGCCAGGGGATGTGGTTTATTTCAATAATCCGGATTACGACCGAAGCAATGCCAATTATAGAGGAGAAAATGCTGTGGCAATGGGCGGTGGGAAGTTCTTCGGCCATGGATTTGGAATCGTAACAGCTGAGGAGATGATTGAAGCCCTAAACAAGAAGCGTTTTCCAAACAGCAACCGCTCTGCTTACTTAACGTCTTTAGTCACCCGCTTCTCACCTGAGGTTCATTCCGGACTGTACAGAGATCATAGAGTACCGCCGGTGACGATTCACCATAATAAAATCTCCATCTCGTTTTATCAGTATATCCGTTACCTTTACAAAGGCAGATAA
- a CDS encoding DUF2268 domain-containing putative Zn-dependent protease (predicted Zn-dependent protease with a strongly conserved HExxH motif), with protein MNRIVLIILLGLLVLAGCQGEETQKVTSPTTPEAPEDEGHVKETEGYTLKHTEPTYITIRDQEFEVVPAFDSTLDYIEFMEENPLESKTEAYASKVVNPFRQEEFGDTRGGDVRPPKNIDALRKSVQKLDSSYEEIVHYIEESLEKSVERFQLDRPTKIYVFPFNPDQLSLIDEMDGVLAHTTDALVWFEIDPEHYTEEALSYTMAHEYHHLAYYEMHPERPVDLVEEALVEGEADAFAEGIYPEAEFPWTRELTKEEETEVINWVNERRYTYEGEDLVEFRDGNERIPKWANYKIGLMIIQDFIKNNPDVTVEEWTKMGPEEILKGSRFADDFDGV; from the coding sequence ATGAACCGTATCGTGTTAATCATTTTATTGGGGCTCCTCGTTCTGGCTGGTTGTCAGGGAGAAGAGACGCAAAAGGTGACTTCTCCTACAACACCAGAAGCACCTGAGGATGAGGGGCACGTAAAGGAAACAGAAGGGTACACACTGAAACATACCGAGCCGACTTACATAACGATAAGAGATCAAGAGTTTGAGGTTGTGCCTGCTTTTGATTCAACGCTTGATTATATTGAGTTTATGGAAGAGAACCCATTAGAGAGTAAAACAGAAGCTTACGCGTCAAAGGTCGTTAACCCTTTTCGTCAAGAGGAGTTTGGTGATACACGGGGAGGGGACGTGCGACCTCCGAAGAATATTGATGCACTCAGGAAGTCAGTGCAAAAGTTGGACTCGAGTTATGAAGAGATCGTCCATTACATTGAAGAATCTTTAGAGAAGTCTGTGGAACGCTTTCAACTCGATCGTCCTACAAAGATCTATGTGTTCCCCTTTAATCCCGATCAGCTTTCTCTTATAGATGAAATGGACGGTGTCTTAGCTCATACTACGGATGCACTGGTTTGGTTCGAGATCGATCCTGAACATTATACAGAGGAAGCCCTCTCTTACACAATGGCCCATGAATACCATCATCTAGCCTATTACGAAATGCATCCAGAAAGACCAGTTGATTTGGTCGAGGAAGCCCTTGTAGAAGGGGAAGCCGATGCCTTTGCAGAAGGGATTTACCCCGAAGCTGAGTTTCCTTGGACGAGAGAATTGACGAAAGAAGAAGAGACGGAAGTCATAAACTGGGTGAACGAAAGAAGGTATACCTATGAAGGTGAGGATTTAGTAGAGTTCAGAGACGGCAATGAGAGGATTCCAAAATGGGCGAATTATAAAATAGGCCTTATGATCATTCAGGATTTTATAAAGAATAACCCCGATGTAACGGTAGAAGAGTGGACCAAAATGGGACCAGAAGAAATCCTAAAGGGAAGTCGTTTTGCTGATGATTTTGATGGAGTGTAA
- a CDS encoding YfhE family protein — MYKRSQYQPVGGENDTSAAKEVIYSKEFKKADIAGGYRKPKLQEAKNSNPQLP; from the coding sequence ATGTATAAGAGATCACAATACCAGCCTGTCGGAGGAGAGAACGATACATCAGCGGCGAAAGAAGTAATCTATTCTAAAGAATTTAAGAAAGCCGACATCGCTGGCGGGTACCGCAAACCAAAATTACAAGAAGCAAAAAATAGTAACCCTCAGTTACCGTAA
- a CDS encoding helix-turn-helix transcriptional regulator, translating to MKNHIRSLRKEANITQQELADIVSVSSRTIISLEKGRYNPSVLLAYKIARVLNVHIEDLFIFEEDDENEH from the coding sequence TTGAAAAACCATATTAGAAGCCTTCGAAAAGAGGCGAACATTACCCAACAAGAATTAGCAGACATCGTTTCTGTCTCGTCAAGAACCATCATTTCATTAGAAAAGGGGCGATATAATCCATCTGTTCTTCTGGCCTACAAGATTGCCAGAGTCTTAAATGTTCACATTGAAGATCTATTTATATTTGAAGAGGATGATGAAAATGAACACTAA
- a CDS encoding amino acid permease, protein MKTRHLVMLSLGGVIGTGLFLSSGYTIHQAGPLGTILAYGIGALVVYLVMLCLGELSVQNPETGAFHTYAHNYIGPGTGFTVAWLYWLTWTVALGSEFTAAGLLMQRWFPDVSVWIWSAFFAALIFSLNAFSVKFFAEAEFWFSSVKVVAIVLFILIGFGAMFGWVTVTNSEPTSVLSNFTSQGLFPNGVTAILMTMLAVNFAFSGTELIGIAAGETVNPSKTIPLAIRTTLVRLILFFIGTIVVLSALLPTDVAGVVESPFVAVLDRIGIPYAADVMNFVILTAILSAANSGLYASARMLWSLADKETISPVFAKLSSRGVPLIAMTFSMIGGGLALLSSVIAPDTVYIVLVSISGLAVVVVWMSISASHFQFRRAYRKAGHKETDLAYKAPFYPVVPIAAFTLCLASCVGIAFDPTQRIALYCGIPFIALCYGSYYVNQFMKKRRINHVKTSQSIKSH, encoded by the coding sequence ATGAAAACAAGGCATTTGGTTATGCTCTCCCTTGGGGGTGTAATTGGAACAGGGTTGTTCCTAAGTTCTGGCTATACGATTCACCAAGCTGGGCCCCTTGGAACGATTCTCGCTTATGGTATTGGAGCTCTTGTAGTGTATTTGGTTATGCTCTGCCTCGGGGAGCTATCGGTTCAAAATCCGGAGACGGGCGCCTTTCATACATATGCCCACAACTACATAGGACCAGGAACCGGGTTTACCGTTGCTTGGCTGTACTGGCTGACCTGGACTGTTGCATTAGGCTCTGAGTTTACAGCAGCTGGCTTATTAATGCAGCGGTGGTTTCCGGATGTTAGCGTCTGGATATGGAGTGCTTTTTTTGCTGCTTTAATTTTCAGTTTGAATGCTTTTAGCGTGAAGTTTTTTGCAGAGGCTGAGTTTTGGTTCTCTTCTGTAAAAGTTGTAGCCATTGTTCTGTTTATCCTTATTGGATTTGGAGCGATGTTTGGGTGGGTCACGGTGACGAATAGCGAACCCACTTCTGTGTTATCAAACTTTACAAGTCAGGGGCTCTTTCCTAACGGGGTGACCGCCATATTGATGACCATGCTAGCGGTAAACTTTGCCTTTTCCGGAACAGAATTAATTGGAATTGCAGCAGGAGAAACGGTTAATCCGTCCAAAACGATTCCGCTAGCGATCCGCACAACACTTGTCCGTTTAATTCTCTTTTTTATCGGGACGATCGTTGTCCTCTCGGCGCTGCTACCAACGGATGTGGCTGGTGTGGTAGAAAGTCCGTTTGTTGCGGTTCTTGACCGGATCGGCATCCCGTATGCAGCGGATGTGATGAATTTCGTGATCTTAACAGCAATATTATCCGCTGCGAACTCAGGGCTCTACGCATCTGCGCGCATGCTTTGGTCACTTGCGGATAAAGAAACAATCTCGCCTGTCTTTGCTAAGTTATCAAGTAGGGGAGTACCTCTGATCGCGATGACCTTTAGTATGATCGGCGGGGGCCTTGCGTTGTTGTCTAGTGTGATTGCGCCGGACACGGTGTATATTGTTCTGGTATCGATATCAGGCCTGGCTGTTGTAGTGGTGTGGATGAGTATCAGCGCCTCGCATTTCCAGTTCAGAAGAGCGTATCGAAAAGCAGGGCATAAAGAAACTGACTTAGCCTACAAAGCGCCATTTTATCCAGTAGTTCCGATTGCGGCATTTACTCTGTGCTTGGCTTCATGTGTAGGGATTGCCTTTGATCCGACGCAGCGAATTGCCCTTTACTGTGGCATCCCGTTTATTGCCTTATGCTATGGAAGTTATTATGTGAACCAATTTATGAAGAAAAGGAGAATAAATCATGTCAAAACCTCTCAATCGATTAAATCCCATTGA
- the mmuM gene encoding homocysteine S-methyltransferase, translated as MSKPLNRLNPIESLLSRQDVLVLDGALATELERYGCDLDDPLWSARVLLEQPEAIKQVHADYYRAGADCSITASYQATVDGFGGRGFTKEEALSLIRKTVTLATEARDKVLEEDPDRERPLVAASVGPYGAYLADGSEYVGQYSITDEELYAFHKPRMEALIEAGADLLAIETIPSFREARILASILKETPEVYAWLSFTLTDGRTISDGTLLKDVANEFEGNSQLAAIGVNCAPLEVVTDAVENLHNYTTKPIIVYPNSGESYDPDTKTWHGSESCESFPAQSEAWYKAGARVIGGCCRTTPEHVKELSLKWKNKA; from the coding sequence ATGTCAAAACCTCTCAATCGATTAAATCCCATTGAATCCTTATTAAGCCGTCAGGATGTCCTAGTGCTCGATGGAGCCTTGGCGACGGAATTAGAACGGTACGGCTGTGACTTGGATGATCCATTGTGGTCGGCTCGTGTATTGCTCGAACAGCCTGAGGCGATTAAGCAAGTACACGCTGATTATTACCGTGCAGGTGCGGATTGTTCCATTACGGCAAGCTACCAGGCAACGGTGGACGGCTTCGGGGGAAGAGGTTTCACAAAAGAGGAAGCCCTGTCGCTGATTCGAAAAACGGTTACGCTGGCTACAGAAGCCCGCGATAAAGTACTAGAAGAAGACCCCGACCGGGAGAGACCGCTCGTAGCAGCGTCTGTTGGTCCATACGGTGCCTATCTTGCGGATGGTTCAGAGTACGTCGGACAGTATAGCATTACTGATGAGGAACTGTATGCTTTTCATAAACCGCGTATGGAAGCTCTTATCGAAGCGGGTGCAGACCTCTTAGCGATCGAGACCATCCCTTCGTTTCGGGAAGCCCGTATTCTTGCTTCGATTTTAAAAGAAACCCCTGAGGTCTATGCTTGGCTGTCCTTCACGCTTACAGATGGAAGAACGATCAGCGACGGCACGTTACTTAAAGATGTCGCCAATGAATTTGAAGGAAATAGTCAATTAGCAGCAATCGGCGTGAATTGCGCTCCGCTAGAAGTTGTCACAGATGCAGTGGAGAACCTGCATAACTATACTACAAAGCCGATTATCGTCTACCCAAACTCGGGTGAGAGCTATGACCCTGATACGAAAACCTGGCATGGTTCAGAGAGTTGCGAGAGCTTCCCCGCACAATCTGAGGCATGGTATAAAGCAGGGGCCCGGGTGATCGGAGGCTGCTGCCGAACGACCCCTGAGCATGTGAAAGAGCTCTCTTTGAAATGGAAGAATAAAGCCTGA
- a CDS encoding phosphatidylserine decarboxylase — protein MKKQVYRGLIGLLNNPLIGRGLQRISQSSLSRWLIPTYVKLFHIIEDEAYKERKAYTSLEDFFIRELKDGARPIHSDENVLVSPVDARVERFGRMNKSHIEVKGLSYSIEDLLSDEEMSTRYKDGLFIVLYLSPSDYHRIHSPADAVVTKQHELGGKSSPVNKLGLTLGESPLSTNYRIVSDLKQKDGTRFAVVKVGAMWINTIELTHPGSQVEKGEEIGYFSFGSTVVLLFEKAQVDLHPELEEKSLIRVGEPVVVKKSSSKE, from the coding sequence ATGAAAAAACAGGTGTACCGTGGTTTGATAGGCCTATTGAACAACCCTTTGATTGGTCGTGGATTGCAGAGAATCAGTCAATCTTCATTGAGCAGATGGCTCATTCCAACCTACGTAAAGCTGTTTCATATAATAGAAGACGAGGCTTACAAGGAGCGGAAAGCCTATACCTCTTTAGAAGATTTCTTTATACGGGAATTAAAAGATGGAGCCAGGCCAATCCACAGTGATGAGAACGTATTAGTCAGTCCGGTCGATGCTCGGGTGGAGCGATTTGGGCGGATGAATAAAAGTCATATCGAGGTGAAAGGTCTTTCTTACTCTATAGAAGATTTATTGAGCGATGAAGAGATGAGTACGCGCTACAAGGATGGTTTATTTATCGTTCTCTACCTAAGCCCGTCAGATTATCATCGCATTCACTCACCAGCCGATGCCGTTGTGACAAAGCAGCATGAGCTTGGAGGAAAGTCCTCACCGGTAAACAAACTAGGCCTAACCTTAGGAGAGTCACCTCTATCGACAAACTATAGGATCGTATCCGATTTAAAGCAGAAAGATGGAACTCGTTTTGCGGTTGTGAAAGTAGGAGCAATGTGGATCAACACCATCGAATTAACCCACCCCGGCTCCCAAGTTGAAAAAGGGGAAGAGATCGGGTATTTCTCCTTTGGATCAACGGTAGTTCTTTTATTCGAGAAGGCTCAAGTCGATCTTCATCCTGAATTGGAGGAGAAATCTTTGATTAGAGTTGGAGAACCTGTAGTGGTGAAGAAGTCTTCTTCAAAAGAATGA
- a CDS encoding DUF2200 domain-containing protein, translated as MAPHKVYKMSVANVYPHYVKKAEKKGRTKEEVDEIIRWLTGYSQEELAQILEDGTDFETFFEKAPHLNPSRTLIKGVICGVRVEEIEEPTMREIRYLDKLIDELAKGKKMEKILRG; from the coding sequence ATGGCTCCACATAAAGTTTATAAAATGAGTGTCGCAAATGTATATCCCCATTATGTAAAGAAAGCGGAAAAGAAGGGGCGTACGAAGGAAGAAGTGGATGAAATTATCCGTTGGTTAACAGGGTACAGTCAGGAAGAGCTGGCGCAAATTTTGGAGGATGGAACAGATTTTGAAACCTTTTTTGAGAAAGCTCCTCACCTCAACCCATCAAGGACCCTTATCAAAGGCGTTATTTGTGGGGTACGAGTAGAAGAAATCGAGGAACCAACAATGAGAGAAATTCGCTATTTGGATAAGCTGATTGATGAACTAGCAAAGGGGAAGAAGATGGAGAAGATTTTACGAGGTTAA
- a CDS encoding VOC family protein, translating to MIERIDTICLKVRDVEKSSKWYQDVLGFRVAFKDKGYVVLNVGEGGVPLTIEEGKSEGHTNGSYPIFFSNTIEQLHKSLEEQGVQVDSLHEDGFNHYFDFYDPDGNRLQVCFFE from the coding sequence ATGATTGAACGCATTGATACGATCTGTCTGAAGGTTAGAGACGTTGAGAAATCTAGTAAGTGGTATCAGGATGTATTGGGGTTTCGTGTAGCGTTTAAGGATAAAGGTTATGTTGTGTTAAATGTTGGAGAGGGCGGCGTGCCTTTAACGATTGAAGAAGGAAAAAGTGAGGGGCACACGAATGGAAGCTATCCGATATTCTTCTCTAACACTATTGAGCAACTACATAAGTCATTAGAAGAGCAAGGGGTGCAGGTGGATTCTCTACATGAAGATGGATTCAATCACTATTTTGACTTTTACGATCCAGATGGGAATAGATTGCAAGTTTGTTTTTTTGAATAA